From Nomascus leucogenys isolate Asia chromosome 15, Asia_NLE_v1, whole genome shotgun sequence, a single genomic window includes:
- the RCN1 gene encoding reticulocalbin-1: MARGGRGRRLGFALGLLLALVLAPRVLRAKPTVRKERVVRPDSELGERPPEDNQSFQYDHEAFLGKEDSKTFDQLTPDESKERLGKIVDRIDNDGDGFVTTEELKTWIKRVQKRYIFDNVAKVWKDYDRDKDDKISWEEYKQATYGYYLGNPAEFHDSSDHHTFKKMLPRDERRFKAADLSGDLTATREEFTAFLHPEEFEHMKEIVVLETLEDIDKNGDGFVDQDEYIADMFSHEENGPEPDWVLSEREQFNEFRDLNKDGKLDKDEIRHWILPQDYDHAQAEARHLVYESDKNKDEKLTKEEILENWNMFVGSQATNYGEDLTKNHDEL; this comes from the exons ATGGCGCGCGGTGGCCGCGGCCGCCGCCTGGGGTTCGCCCTGGGGCTGCTGCTGGCGCTGGTGCTGGCGCCGCGGGTTCTGCGGGCCAAGCCCACGGTGCGCAAAGAGCGCGTGGTGCGGCCCGACTCGGAGCTGGGCGAGCGGCCCCCTGAGGACAACCAGAGCTTCCAGTACGACCACGAGGCCTTCCTGGGCAAGGAGGACTCCAAGACCTTCGACCAGCTCACCCCGGACGAGAGCAAGGAGAGGCTGGG GAAGATTGTTGATCGAATCGACAATGATGGGGATGGCTTTGTCACTACTGAGGAGCTGAAAACCTGGATCAAACGGGTGCAGAAAAGATACATCTTCGATAATGTCGCCAAAGTCTGGAAGGATTATGATAGGGACAAGGATGATAAAATTTCCTGGGAAGAATACAAACAAGCCACCTATGGTTACTACCTAG GAAACCCCGCAGAGTTTCATGATTCTTCAGATCATCACACCTTTAAAAAGATGCTGCCACGTGATGAGAGAAGATTCAAAGCTGCAGACCTCAGTGGTGACCtgacagctactcgggaggagtTCACTGCCTTTCTGCATCCTGAAGAGTTTGAACATATGAAGGAAATTGTGGTTTTG GAAACCCTGGAGGACATCGACAAGAACGGGGATGGGTTTGTGGATCAGGATGAGTATATTG CGGATATGTTTTCCCATGAGGAGAATGGCCCTGAGCCAGACTGGGTTTTATCAGAACGGGAGCAGTTTAACGAATTCCGGGATCTGAACAAGGACGGGAAGTTGGACAAAGATGAGATTCGCCACTGGATCCTCCCTCAAGATTATGATCATGCACAGGCTGAGGCCAGGCATCTGGTATATGAGTCAGACAAAAACAAG GATGAGAAGCTAACTAAAGAGGAAATATTGGAGAACTGGAACATGTTTGTTGGAAGCCAAGCTACCAATTATGGGGAAGATCTCACAAAAAATCATGATGAGCTTTGA